The Aureispira anguillae genome contains a region encoding:
- a CDS encoding ABC transporter ATP-binding protein — protein sequence MSDIVLSVENLSKQYRVGEISTGTLSNDMKRWWAQLRGKEDPFSLVGQVNDRTKKSESDFVWALKDINFQVQRGDVLGIVGKNGAGKSTLLKLISRITSPTTGSIKARGRIASLLEVGTGMHPEMTARENIYLNGAIMGMTKREISRKFDEIVDFAGCALYVDTPVKRYSSGMRVRLGFAVAAFLEPEILIVDEVLAVGDAEFQKKAIGKMKDVSSGEGRTVLFVSHNMESIEALCTSCTVLKNGTVLSHGKTNDMIELYLNDNREKTTQLLGHRTDRKGNGRYRIMDTTVCTNNQPTGYLKVGQQGQIILDVVQKDNVKIPISISIGIHDSKGIRVSTLSSMFFPETLSIDRNFKVEFALDKVALYAGEYFCNVFLREGEQGDIVDWVQDAFILRIEGGDFYGAGKNNVSQGDKVFINHKINLI from the coding sequence ATGTCTGATATTGTATTAAGTGTTGAAAATTTATCCAAGCAGTATCGTGTTGGCGAGATAAGCACAGGAACTTTGTCTAATGATATGAAGCGTTGGTGGGCACAATTACGTGGCAAAGAAGATCCTTTTAGTTTGGTTGGACAGGTCAACGATCGAACCAAAAAGTCTGAATCTGATTTTGTTTGGGCCTTAAAAGACATTAACTTTCAGGTACAAAGAGGCGACGTTCTAGGGATTGTCGGCAAAAATGGAGCGGGCAAATCTACCCTCCTAAAATTAATTTCTAGAATAACCTCGCCTACAACAGGAAGTATAAAAGCAAGAGGCAGAATTGCTTCTTTGTTAGAAGTTGGAACAGGAATGCACCCTGAAATGACAGCTAGGGAGAACATCTATCTGAATGGTGCAATTATGGGAATGACCAAAAGGGAAATATCTCGCAAATTTGATGAAATTGTTGATTTTGCAGGCTGTGCTTTATATGTTGATACGCCCGTTAAGCGTTATTCTTCGGGGATGCGGGTGCGCTTAGGCTTTGCCGTTGCCGCTTTTTTAGAACCCGAAATATTAATCGTTGATGAGGTCTTAGCAGTTGGTGATGCCGAATTTCAAAAAAAGGCGATCGGAAAAATGAAGGATGTGAGTAGCGGAGAGGGTCGAACTGTTTTGTTTGTTAGCCATAATATGGAGTCTATAGAAGCGCTGTGTACCAGTTGTACCGTTCTTAAAAATGGAACTGTCCTAAGTCATGGTAAGACGAATGATATGATTGAGTTGTATTTAAATGATAATCGAGAAAAAACAACTCAACTATTGGGGCATCGTACGGATCGTAAGGGCAACGGACGTTATAGAATTATGGACACCACTGTTTGTACCAATAATCAGCCTACAGGTTATTTGAAGGTTGGGCAACAGGGGCAAATTATATTGGACGTTGTTCAAAAAGATAACGTAAAGATTCCTATTAGTATTAGCATTGGTATTCACGATTCGAAAGGTATTCGAGTGTCTACTTTGTCTTCTATGTTTTTTCCTGAAACCTTGTCTATTGATCGAAATTTTAAGGTAGAGTTTGCCTTGGATAAGGTAGCTTTGTATGCTGGAGAATATTTTTGTAATGTCTTTTTGAGAGAGGGCGAACAAGGAGATATTGTAGATTGGGTACAAGATGCTTTTATCCTTCGTATAGAGGGAGGCGATTTTTATGGTGCTGGAAAAAATAATGTGTCACAAGGTGATAAAGTGTTTATTAATCATAAAATTAATTTGATTTAA
- a CDS encoding sulfotransferase family protein: MKYLFIGGCGRSGTSFVQKIIISHSKIKGGPEFDFLQPLLTTYKRMITPFHLERQQYFYDRASLDQYLRTFIDSALLNKHKDEANIEFFSEKTPNNIDVAEQLLTLFPDAFFINIIRDGRDVLVSHFDVEARFIKSGTPYNKQNFALEKVCNLWNKSVNTYFELAKKEQFKDRVINLIYEDLLQHPERELARICQQIGIDLEPDMLSPGKKKVEDGPLQVDNIWHTKAMLNANFDTSKIGRWKGKLSFLQKRKAEKLMQANLKRLNYL, from the coding sequence ATGAAGTATCTATTTATTGGAGGTTGCGGAAGATCAGGAACTTCTTTTGTTCAAAAGATAATTATTTCTCATTCAAAGATAAAAGGAGGACCAGAGTTTGATTTCCTTCAACCTTTGTTGACTACTTACAAAAGGATGATCACACCTTTTCACTTAGAGCGGCAACAATATTTTTATGATAGAGCATCATTAGACCAATACTTAAGAACCTTTATTGATAGTGCTTTATTAAATAAGCATAAAGATGAAGCTAACATTGAGTTCTTTTCAGAAAAAACGCCTAATAATATAGATGTTGCAGAACAATTATTAACCTTATTCCCCGATGCTTTTTTTATTAATATAATTAGAGATGGAAGGGACGTTTTAGTTTCTCACTTTGATGTAGAAGCACGATTTATAAAATCTGGAACGCCCTATAACAAACAAAATTTTGCATTAGAAAAAGTTTGCAACCTTTGGAATAAAAGTGTAAACACCTATTTTGAATTAGCAAAAAAAGAGCAGTTTAAGGATCGAGTTATTAACTTGATTTATGAAGATTTATTGCAACATCCAGAACGAGAACTCGCTAGAATTTGCCAACAAATAGGAATTGATTTGGAACCCGATATGCTCAGTCCTGGCAAAAAAAAGGTAGAGGATGGTCCTTTGCAAGTGGATAATATTTGGCACACCAAGGCAATGTTAAATGCTAATTTTGACACCTCTAAAATAGGAAGATGGAAAGGAAAGTTGAGCTTCCTACAAAAGAGAAAAGCAGAAAAACTAATGCAAGCTAATTTGAAACGATTGAATTATCTATAA